AGACAGGTGGCCCGGGCCCGGGTTACGGTGCCGTCGGGGACTTCCTTGTCTGTCTCTGGTTCAAAGATTTCGAATTCCACCCGCGGCATATACCCCTCTCCCTCTGGGTCTTCTCCCCCCTCTCCCTCTGGGAGAGAGTCTGCCTTTCTCCCCTCTCCCTTTGGGAGAGGGGTCGGGGGTGAGGGCGAAAGGTGTGGCACTTGCAGCGCCTGCCAGATTGTCTCCAGCACTGCCTCTGTTTCCTGTAAGACCTCGTTATTCCAAAAGCGAAGGACCTTCAAACCGTTCTGCTCCAGGAAAGCCGTACGCTTCTCGTCATAGCGCCGCGGTTCCGCATGTTGACCCCCGTCCAACTCAATGACCAGGGCGGCGTCATGGCAATAGAAATCAACCACGTATGGCGGAATAGGGTGTTGACGACGAAATTTTTTGCCGTCCAACCGACGATCCCGGAGTAGATGCCACATCTTGGTTTCGGCGTCGGTCTGTTGTTGCCGCAGGTTACGGGCAAATTGCAGAAGGTCTGGGGGGATGACCGCCGGGCCATGATGACCCTCACCCCTAACCCCTCTCCCAGAGGGAGAGGGGAGAAAGGCAGACTCTCTACCAGAGTGAGAGGGGAGAAAAGAAGAGGGTTTTTCCCTGATTATCACGGGGCGCAGGGCCAGCTTTTTCTTTGGCTTTTTGCACAGCCAGAAGCTCCGCATCAGGGGAATCTCCGCCCCGCAGTTGGGGGACTCGCACCGCACCGTCCGGGCCCAGAGGTAGGCGATGGGCGTGGCTCCGTCCGGGTCCTTGGGGTAAAACTCGGCCAGTTCCTGTTCTGCCTGCTTCTTGATCTCGGCCCCTACCTTGCGCAGTTCCGCGGCCAACTCCGGGCCATGGCGCGGGATGTCTTCCAGCATGACCTTGAGGATCAGGCAGGCTACCGGGTTGAGGTCGCTGGCAAAGGCCTCACAGCCCAGGCGCAGCGCCTCGAGGGGAATCGAACCCCCGCCAGCAAAGGGGTCCACCACCAACGGCGGCTCTTCACCATGCGCGGCCTTGACCAGACCCCTCCCCACTTCCAGATAGACCGGATGATTTGAGTTATCCCAGTTGGCAAAGTCCCCGATGAATTTGAGCAAAGCCTTCCGCAGATCTATATCCTTCGGGCCGATTTTCCCCAAAAGTTGCGGCAACAGATTCCGGGCCTGCAATTTAAAATCATCGGGGCAGTGTTGGTCACACGGGTCGGGCAGGAGCAGTCCCAGCAGCATGGCCCGGCACGCCGCCAGCGGCCGCCGGGCCCACCACAGATGCAGCGTCGACGGATGCCCATGCCGGATCGATTTCTCCCGCGCCGAGTGCTTGGAAACCACCGCAATGGGAAAATCCACCTCCGCCAAGCGCTTGCATTCCTTGGGGATCATTGGTTGCCTCCGTACGGTGCTTCATCCTCCCGGACCAACATCGGCTGCGTCATGGCGTCCACTTCCAGCCAGTAATGGGCCACTTTGGTCACCTCGTGCCAGGGGAAGCGGGCGGGGTCTTTGATCGGCTCCTGGAGGGTGGGGGTGGTAGCGCAGTTGGTGACCACATAGAGCCAATAGCAATCACGGCGGTCCTCGGCGACCCGGCGTTCGTTGGGCGTGAGCAGGATCGTGCCAATGGCGTCGGCCAAACCTTTAACCTCAATGAGCCGGAGTTCCCCAGAATTAAGGTCAAGGCTGGTGATATCATAGCCCAGGTTCTTGTGGTGAACGTCATAGACCTGGCGGCCTTGAGCCTGTTCGTACTCCATCACCGCTCGCATGGCCGCGGCCTCGGTTTCGGGGTTGGGCTGCATACGGCGGACGTCTGGGGCCTCGCGTTCCGGGTGGGGCAGAACCAGAATACTGGTCAGTCGTTCCACCGCCTGGAGCGTAAGGGAGCGCTGGCGCTCCAGTTCTTGTCGGCGGCGTTCCCGGCGGGCCATCAACTCGGCGTGGCGGTTCTCGGCCTGAGCCAAACGGCCGTCCGCCCCGGCTACCCCTTTTTCCTTGTCCTCCATGGCCTTGCCGATCTCCTCGTCAGC
The DNA window shown above is from Deltaproteobacteria bacterium and carries:
- a CDS encoding DUF559 domain-containing protein; this encodes MIPKECKRLAEVDFPIAVVSKHSAREKSIRHGHPSTLHLWWARRPLAACRAMLLGLLLPDPCDQHCPDDFKLQARNLLPQLLGKIGPKDIDLRKALLKFIGDFANWDNSNHPVYLEVGRGLVKAAHGEEPPLVVDPFAGGGSIPLEALRLGCEAFASDLNPVACLILKVMLEDIPRHGPELAAELRKVGAEIKKQAEQELAEFYPKDPDGATPIAYLWARTVRCESPNCGAEIPLMRSFWLCKKPKKKLALRPVIIREKPSSFLPSHSGRESAFLPSPSGRGVRGEGHHGPAVIPPDLLQFARNLRQQQTDAETKMWHLLRDRRLDGKKFRRQHPIPPYVVDFYCHDAALVIELDGGQHAEPRRYDEKRTAFLEQNGLKVLRFWNNEVLQETEAVLETIWQALQVPHLSPSPPTPLPKGEGRKADSLPEGEGGEDPEGEGYMPRVEFEIFEPETDKEVPDGTVTRARATCL